The proteins below come from a single Stutzerimonas stutzeri RCH2 genomic window:
- a CDS encoding MlaE family ABC transporter permease, protein MSATLSSSPGSVTLDQGASPLRARILGDWTLAHYAALRREVQRLRTRIDERSQIELSGLGALDTAGAGLLVELLGRERIAAIEAWAPQLPAERLALLRTVATALDQPDAAELPRGYEFGDLLAHIGRTVTSVWKQQRELLGFTGLTLQTLLLTLPRPRRWRLTSLAVHIEQTGLDAVPIVALLTFLVGAVVAFLGATVLADFGATIYTVNLVGFSFLREFGVLLAAILLAGRSASAFAAQIGSMKSNEEIDAIRTLGLSPIELLVLPRVLAMLITLPILTFVGMLSGIAGGLVVCVLALDISPTMFFTIMARDIAVSHFLVGLAKAPVFAFVIAVIGCLEGFKVSGSAQSVGEHTTSSVVQAIFMVILLDAIAALFFMEMGW, encoded by the coding sequence ATGAGCGCCACCCTGTCCTCGTCTCCCGGTTCGGTGACCCTCGATCAAGGGGCTTCACCGTTGCGGGCGCGTATCCTCGGTGACTGGACGCTCGCCCATTACGCGGCATTGCGACGTGAGGTACAGCGGCTCAGGACGCGGATCGACGAGCGCAGTCAGATCGAGCTGAGCGGGCTCGGTGCGCTGGACACGGCAGGCGCCGGTCTGCTGGTGGAGCTGCTGGGTCGCGAGCGCATCGCCGCCATCGAGGCCTGGGCGCCGCAATTGCCGGCCGAGCGCCTGGCGCTGCTGCGCACCGTCGCCACCGCCCTGGATCAACCGGATGCCGCCGAGCTGCCGCGCGGGTATGAATTCGGCGATCTGCTGGCGCATATCGGCCGCACGGTCACGTCGGTATGGAAGCAGCAGCGCGAGCTGCTCGGCTTCACTGGCCTGACCCTGCAGACGCTGCTGCTGACCCTGCCGCGACCGCGGCGCTGGCGGTTGACCTCACTGGCCGTGCATATCGAGCAGACCGGGCTGGACGCGGTGCCGATCGTCGCACTGCTGACCTTTCTGGTCGGTGCGGTGGTGGCCTTTCTTGGCGCGACCGTGCTCGCCGACTTCGGCGCAACCATCTACACCGTCAACCTGGTGGGCTTTTCCTTCCTGCGCGAGTTCGGCGTGCTGCTGGCGGCGATTCTGCTGGCCGGGCGCAGCGCCAGCGCCTTCGCCGCGCAGATCGGCTCGATGAAATCCAATGAAGAGATCGACGCGATCCGCACCCTTGGCCTGAGCCCGATCGAGCTATTGGTACTGCCGCGGGTGCTGGCGATGCTGATCACCCTGCCGATCCTGACCTTCGTCGGCATGCTCAGCGGCATCGCCGGCGGGCTGGTGGTCTGCGTGCTGGCGCTGGACATCTCACCGACGATGTTCTTCACCATCATGGCGCGCGACATTGCCGTCAGCCATTTCCTCGTCGGCCTGGCCAAGGCGCCGGTGTTCGCCTTCGTCATCGCGGTGATCGGCTGCCTGGAGGGCTTCAAGGTCAGTGGCAGCGCGCAGTCGGTGGGTGAGCACACCACCTCCAGCGTGGTTCAGGCGATCTTCATGGTCATCCTGCTGGATGCCATCGCCGCGCTGTTCTTCATGGAGATGGGCTGGTGA
- a CDS encoding ABC transporter ATP-binding protein: protein MTSNDALIQVRGLVNRFGSQTVHENLDLDIRRGEILGVVGGSGTGKSVLLRSIVGLRRPNAGSVSVFGENLLELSAERRSQVERRFGVLFQRGALFTSLNLQENVALPLIEHAGLERKDAEHLARLKLALAGLPVDAACKYPDELSGGMVKRAALARALALDPEVLFLDEPTAGLDPIGAAAFDQLILTLRDALGLSVFLVTHDLDTLYTICDRVAVLSRKRVLVADRLAVVEATDDAWIRDYFHGPRGRAAQQAADLLES, encoded by the coding sequence GTGACGAGCAACGACGCGCTGATTCAGGTACGCGGGCTGGTCAATCGTTTTGGCAGCCAGACCGTGCACGAGAATCTCGACCTGGACATCCGCCGTGGCGAGATTCTCGGCGTGGTCGGTGGCTCGGGCACCGGCAAGTCGGTGCTGCTGCGCAGCATCGTCGGCCTGCGCCGACCAAATGCCGGCAGCGTCAGCGTGTTCGGCGAGAACCTGCTGGAGCTATCGGCCGAGCGCCGCTCGCAGGTGGAACGGCGCTTCGGCGTGCTGTTCCAGCGCGGCGCGCTGTTCACCTCGCTGAATCTGCAGGAGAACGTGGCCCTGCCGCTGATCGAGCACGCCGGCCTCGAACGCAAAGATGCCGAGCACCTGGCGCGGCTGAAGCTGGCGCTGGCCGGGCTACCGGTTGACGCCGCCTGCAAGTACCCCGACGAACTATCCGGCGGCATGGTCAAGCGCGCCGCCCTGGCCCGGGCGCTGGCGCTCGACCCGGAGGTGCTGTTTCTCGACGAACCCACCGCGGGCCTCGACCCCATTGGCGCGGCGGCCTTCGACCAGCTGATCCTGACCTTGCGCGATGCCTTGGGTCTGAGCGTGTTTCTGGTGACCCACGATCTGGATACGCTCTACACCATCTGCGACCGGGTCGCCGTGCTATCGCGCAAGCGCGTGCTGGTGGCCGATCGACTGGCGGTGGTGGAAGCCACCGACGATGCCTGGATTCGCGACTACTTCCATGGCCCGCGTGGCCGGGCGGCGCAACAGGCCGCTGACTTGTTGGAGAGCTGA